The Streptomyces sp. SS1-1 genome has a segment encoding these proteins:
- the rfaE2 gene encoding D-glycero-beta-D-manno-heptose 1-phosphate adenylyltransferase: MTAPAPLLVVGDALLDHDVHGRVDRLAPDAPVPVVSGPRRTSRPGGAALAAFLAAADGRPVTLVTALGDDPASDTLRALLDGRARLVELTLTGELSSKTRVLVDGRPLLRLDDGDGRARQATEAARRAIAEAGAVLVADYGRDTAAVLRDDLAAAAARVPLTWDPHPRGGSPVPGVRLATPSAAEAHALAHRAAPADAGQEPDHDLHSAAQDADRLVHAWRAASVAVTLGGRGALLSHGGTPLLVPSPVTADGDACGAGDRFAATAAGCLADGDLVETAVRQAVHAATRYVAEGGVRSDAVGTAPAGPRPAVHEPTGDALRTAARVRAAGGTVVAAGGCFDLLHAGHVALLQAARRTGDCLVVCVNSDASVRRRKGSGRPLVPEADRIRVLRALECVDAVAVFDEDTPERLLAALRPHIWAKGGDYAMTRLPEAALVESWGGQVVLFPYLDGRSTTGIAERAALTPGRAGR; the protein is encoded by the coding sequence ATGACGGCCCCCGCCCCGCTCCTCGTCGTCGGCGACGCCCTCCTCGACCACGACGTCCACGGCCGCGTCGACCGTCTCGCGCCCGACGCCCCCGTCCCCGTCGTCAGCGGGCCCCGGCGCACCTCCCGGCCGGGCGGCGCCGCGCTCGCCGCCTTCCTCGCCGCCGCCGACGGCCGCCCGGTCACCCTCGTCACCGCACTCGGCGACGACCCCGCCAGCGACACCCTCCGCGCCCTCCTCGACGGCCGGGCCCGCCTGGTCGAACTCACGCTCACCGGCGAGCTGTCCAGCAAGACCCGCGTCCTCGTGGACGGCCGGCCCCTGCTGCGCCTCGACGACGGCGACGGCCGCGCGCGGCAGGCCACCGAGGCGGCCCGGCGGGCGATCGCCGAGGCGGGCGCCGTCCTCGTCGCCGACTACGGCCGCGACACCGCCGCCGTCCTGCGCGACGACCTCGCCGCCGCGGCGGCCAGGGTCCCGCTCACCTGGGACCCCCACCCGCGCGGCGGCTCACCCGTACCCGGCGTCCGCCTCGCCACCCCCTCGGCCGCCGAGGCACACGCCCTCGCCCACCGGGCCGCCCCCGCCGACGCCGGACAGGAACCGGACCACGACCTGCACAGCGCCGCCCAGGACGCCGACCGGCTCGTCCACGCCTGGCGTGCCGCGTCCGTCGCCGTCACGCTCGGCGGCCGCGGCGCCCTGCTCTCGCACGGCGGCACCCCGCTGCTGGTGCCCTCGCCCGTCACCGCCGACGGCGACGCCTGCGGGGCCGGCGACCGGTTCGCGGCCACCGCCGCCGGCTGCCTCGCCGACGGCGACCTCGTCGAGACGGCCGTACGGCAGGCCGTGCACGCCGCCACCCGCTACGTCGCCGAGGGCGGGGTGCGCTCCGACGCCGTCGGCACCGCCCCCGCCGGACCCCGGCCCGCCGTCCACGAGCCCACCGGGGACGCGCTGCGCACGGCCGCCCGGGTGCGGGCCGCGGGCGGCACCGTCGTCGCCGCGGGCGGCTGCTTCGACCTGCTCCACGCCGGCCATGTGGCCCTGCTGCAGGCCGCCCGGCGCACCGGCGACTGCCTCGTCGTCTGCGTCAACTCCGACGCCTCGGTACGCCGCCGCAAGGGCTCGGGCCGGCCCCTCGTCCCGGAGGCCGACCGGATCCGCGTCCTGCGCGCCCTGGAGTGCGTCGACGCCGTCGCCGTCTTCGACGAGGACACCCCGGAACGCCTCCTCGCCGCACTGCGCCCGCACATCTGGGCCAAGGGCGGCGACTACGCCATGACCCGTCTGCCGGAAGCGGCCCTCGTGGAGAGCTGGGGCGGCCAGGTCGTCCTCTTCCCCTACCTGGACGGCCGCTCCACCACCGGCATCGCCGAGCGGGCGGCCCTCACCCCGGGCCGGGCCGGGCGATGA